A DNA window from Cucurbita pepo subsp. pepo cultivar mu-cu-16 unplaced genomic scaffold, ASM280686v2 Cp4.1_scaffold003639, whole genome shotgun sequence contains the following coding sequences:
- the LOC111786963 gene encoding uncharacterized protein LOC111786963, translated as MNKLNKFPLAKVLLRSGSFIFNPKSKQNLRRSRRTKSINMSFSKLLVPFLLLAFISLSSIPLACAQKSLSAYDILQQYGFPVGILPVGVTGYEFNKATGEFSLFLNRKCRFWIDSYELEYKPTVKGVISQGVIKNLKGVSVKILLIWFNIVEVVSDSDELRFSIGVASANFPINSFYESPQCGCGFDCDKVGSLVSAS; from the coding sequence AAGATCTGGCAGCTTCATTTTCAACCCAAAATCAAAACAGAACCttagaagaagcagaagaacgAAATCTATAAATATGAGTTTCTCTAAGCTTTTGgttccttttcttctccttgcTTTCATCTCATTGTCGTCGATCCCTCTCGCCTGTgctcaaaaatctctctccgCCTACGATATTCTCCAGCAGTACGGCTTCCCTGTCGGCATTCTTCCCGTCGGTGTTACTGGCTACGAGTTCAACAAAGCCACCGGAGAGTTCAGCCTCTTTTTGAATCGGAAGTGCAGATTCTGGATCGATTCCTACGAATTGGAGTACAAACCTACCGTCAAGGGCGTGATTTCTCAAGGCGTAatcaaaaatttgaaaggtgTTAGTGTTAAGATCTTGTTGATTTGGTTCAACATCGTTGAAGTCGTTAGCGATAGTGATGAACTTCGATTCTCCATCGGAGTTGCCTCTGCTAATTTTCCGATTAATAGTTTCTATGAATCGCCGCAGTGTGGATGTGGATTTGACTGCGACAAGGTTGGGAGCTTGGTTTCGGCTTCTTGA